ATATGGGACAAAATTTCTTCTCTTTACGAAGAAACGTACTTTGAATTAATTCAAGGTCAATATATGCTTAGACAATTACACGATATCATTCCAAATCTGTTAACAAATTGGTTAAAGGTAGCCAATCCATCTCATGCTGTATTTCCATCTGCAGCAGTATTGGCATGGGATGAGATTTTTCCTTCCAAAATAGATTCAGCGGATATAAAACATGCGGAAAACCTACTGTCATATTCTATTAATCATGTGAATGGCTTAGAGTATAGTTTACATCTTTTTGAATCTATTACACAATGGGCACAAAAACACGATTTAGAAATGGGTCACCGATTTAGTTGGTTGGTTGGCGAGCTTGCAGATTTAAGAACAAATCGCCTTTTAGTAACTGGAACTTCAGGAAATGGAAAAGCTTCATTTATTAACTCTATTTTAGGAGAAAATATATTAGAAAACTCAATCTCAAATGTAGTTGTTTTTAAAAATGACGCTTATACAGAAATTAACGCTATAACGGATTCAGAAATTACAACAACTGAGAATTTCTCTGATTTCCATAACATGATGTCTCTACACCGTCAAACATATAGAGATAGAGCATGTGTTGAATTTAAATTACCATGCAGATTTTTAAGTGAAAACAAACTTACATTCGTTGTTACACCTAGCTTTAATAGGAACAACGACACGAGAGATGAGGTATTCGAATATTTAAACTCTGTAGATGAATTATTATTCGTATTGAATGCGGATTCACCTTTTACTGACAAAGAACGTGACATTCTATTAAGTATTCAAGAACATACACCAAATCTACAAGTTCATTTCTTATTAAATAAAATCGATAACATTTACAATGAAGCAGAAGCAAAAAGAGTTATACAAGATACGCAAGTGAGAATAAACACATATTTCCCTAATGCAAGAATTTTCCCTTATTCTTCGTTATATACAAATAGTAAACAACTAAACGATTTAACTGAGTTTATTCATTATAACTTTAACCATAAAAATATCGATGCAGAACGTACTGAAAAGCTATTGTTTTTCATTCGAAAAACAATTACATATCTTTTGGATAAACGCGTCGAGAGGGAAAACAATCTAGTGGACTCTATTAATTGGAATGAAGATATGTTAGTTAAACTAAATGGTTGTATTAATAACCTTACTGCTTTTGAGAAGGAAAAAATTCATTTAATTACAGAATCATATCGTACAATGAAAAACGAAATTACTAATGATCTTACAGAACATATTCCGAAACTATTGCAGAGTTGTTCCGATTTAATTAGTGAAGAAATCGATTTTGGTCACATTGATATTGAGTTAAATACAGCGATGAATGAAAGAGTGCAACAATATCTAGAACAAACTGTATTACCTAATCTTGCTCGCTCTATGCAAAATTGGATAGCAACTTCTAACAACGAGTTCCTTCAAAGTCAATCGTACTTAGAAGAAATCAGTGAAGGACTTAATTCTTTATTTGGAGAAAGTCGAATACAGTTAGAATGTGACTTTAAAGTGCTTGATGACTGGCGCAGAGATACTGATAGAATGACAACTAGAATACAAATGGAAGAAGTAAATATTTTACGCCGATTTACACCAGCACAATTTTTACTGAAAAGTGCCGGTAAATTATTTGGAGTTCTTCCTAAAAATAAAGCTATGCTATATAACAAATACAAACAGTATTTAGAAAATGAAGATTATACCGATGTAACGGCTGCTATTATGAAGAAGTTTTTCTTGCAATTTGAGCTATTTGAAAACACACAAGAGCGGGATATTAATATGTTCTTTAGAAATCCATTTGGCGCGTTGGGACAAGTTGTAGAAAACACTCATTTAGAAATAAAAGAAAAACAAGATACACTGCATAAAATGAAATCAAACCCTGAAGTTTATCATGATCCTATAACGCTCTTTGAATTGAGATTACGTCAATGTGAAGTAATCTTGAATATAGATGAGGATAATTCCTATACAGATTTAACTTTAGAAACAATTATAGAATAAACGTAAAGTAACTCCAAAATATACAATAAAAGTTGATTTTGGAGTTATTTTTTATTTGCGTCACTTTTTTTCGGTACTCTGCAACTAGATGGTAAATCCATTGACCACGGCAAGACTTTATCAATTTCCTCTTTATTGTTTAAATCGATGTTGGGAAGCGTTTCAAACAAATAACGAAGATAATGATAGGGACTTAGATTATTCTTTTTTGCGGTTTCAACCACACTATACATGATGGCACTTCCTCTAGTACCTTGCGCGCGGTGTATTTGAGAACATCCAATTTTTTCTCCCGATTACAAACGGTTTAATAGAACGTTCACTGCTGTTGTTATCGATTTCTAAATAACCGTTTAATAAAAAAGCTTCAAGACTGTTTTAATATGAGATATTTTGCTGTTTTTTGATACTACTTCTAAAATGAAAGCAATTTTATATTCACTATGTTTTTCTTTGAAATAAGCGATAAGTACCTTTGTATCCTGTTTTTGGGATGGGACTTCTATCATTTTGAAGATTTGCTTATTCTCTTTGAATATAGGGATTGCGACTCCTTTCGTTACATAAGACTTCACTAATTTTTCGTCATTCTGTATTAAAGCATATTTAAATTTACGTATAACATCTGTTTGAGATGTAGCTGTAACAATTTGATTGGATGGAATAGATAGTACGATGGAAAGGCAAAAGGCTAGTAGTAATTTTTTCGTCATTTTAATCATCCTATTGTTATGTTTCCGTATGTTTGCGTTACATATGTATAAATATTTAGTTGTTAAAGTGAGTGGCTTATATTCATTAAGGAGGAGTAATTGGATAAAAAATGAAAAAAGCAAGAAATAATATTAGGACGTTTTTTCATATGTTTAAAAAGAGAGCATATAGGAGGGGGAAATTGCGAAGTTAAGCGAATTTTGTCATCTTCTAATAGGGCATCCTTACTAAATTCAGAGAAAAAACAAAAAGAACTAGTACACCTTATACGAAGCGAGTATAAAAAGAGAAGATAAAAATTTTTTTATTTTTCATATTTGGCGAAACAAATGGTACAATGAAAGCTTAATGTGAAAAATAAGGAAAAGAAGTGATCTGTTTGAAGAATTTTTTAGAATTAGGAATTAGTGAAACATTTAATCATACACTACGTGAAAATGGAATTGCTGAAGCTACGCCAATTCAAGAGAAGGCGATACCGGTTGTTATGTCAGGGAAAGATATAATTGGCCAAGCGAAAACGGGAACAGGTAAGACACTTGCATTCGTCTTACCAATTTTAGAGAAAATCAATCCAGAGTCTAGTGATGTTCAAGCTTTAATTGTTGCGCCAACAAGGGAATTAGCATTACAAATTACAACTGAAATTGAAAAAATGCTTGTTCATAGAGAAGATATTCATGTTCTTGCGATTTACGGCGGACAAGATGTAGCACAGCAAATGAGAAAGTTAAAAGGAAATACACATATTGTTGTAGCGACGCCAGGACGTTTATTAGATCATTTGCGCCGTGAAACAATTGAATTAGCAAATCTTTCTATGCTTGTGTTGGATGAAGCTGATCAAATGCTTCATTTCGGTTTCTTATATGATATAGAAGATATTTTAGAAGCGACACCTGATAGCAAACAAACAATGTTATTCTCAGCGACGATGCCAAAAGACATTAAAAAATTGGCGAAGCGTTATATGAAAGAACCACAAATGATTCATGTACAAAGTGAAGAAGTAACGGTAGATACAATTAAGCAGCGTGTAATTGAAACGACAGATCGTGCGAAACAAGATGCGCTTCGTTTTGTAATGGATCGCGACCAGCCATTTTTAGCAGTTATTTTCTGCCGCACAAAGCGTAGAGCAAGTAAGTTATATGATGATTTAAAAGGATACGGTTATAACTGCGATGAACTTCACGGTGATTTATCACAAGGAAAACGTGAAAGAGTAATGAAAAGTTTCCGTGATGCGAAAATTCAGTACTTAATTGCAACTGATGTAGCGGCTCGCGGGCTTGATGTAGACGGTGTAACTCATGTATTTAATTATGATATTCCAGAAGATGTAGAAAGCTATATCCACCGAATTGGTCGTACGGGACGTGCTGGCGGATCAGGTCTTGCGATTACATTCGTGGCACCGAAGGATGAAAGATATTTAGAAGAGATTGAAAAAGCAATTGGCGGGCCTCTGCAAAGACAAGAAATAGAACAACCTATGATTAAAAAACAAGATACAAATGAAAAACCGCAAAAAAAGCAATTTCAAAAGCCAAAGAAAACAGGTCAATATCGTCAAAGAGATAATCGTGAAGGATCGAGAAATGACAAACAACGATCATTTCAAAAGCCAAGTAAAAAGAAAAGTAGTGTAAAGCAAGGTCAGCAAAGACGAGGTCGTTAATAGCTGAATCAAATATATTTTAATATAGAAAGTCGTTTTCCTGTAGAAGAGGAAGCGGCTTTTTTTATTATTTTATCCGAGAAAATCATCTCTTCTAAACGAAGTGAAGGAAAAATAAGTTGTATTACCTATGTTGTATGTAAGTCTCATAATGATTGTAATAGCGATTGTAACGAAGAGAATATTGGTAATAGAATCGATAAGCTAGCTCCTTCAGTTTTCCTTCAAATACGCTAAATTAAATAGAAAGAATGAGTTATAATAGTTTTCAGAGTATTTAAGGAGGGTTTTTAATGAGAAATGAAACTTTACATAAGCAAGAAGATATTTTAGAAATGCTTGATTCATTATGAAGACCTGCAGTACCATTTTGGAATGAATTTTACGCTAATAGAGAGAAAGATGTACCGTTTTTTGCGAATGTTCCAGATGAAAACTTAGTTTCATACTTGCAAAAAAAATTGATTTCAAAAGAAAAAGTATTAGAACTTGGCTGTGGTCCAGGGAGAAATGCAGTCTATTTAGCGACACAAGGATTTGATGTAACAGCAGTAGATTTGTCTTTAGAAGGAATTAATTGGGGCAAAGAGAGGGCGCAGGAACAAGGAGTAGATATTCGCTTTATTTGCGAATCGATTTTTAATTTAGATGTTCAAAATGAATTTGACTTTGTATATGATTCTGGTTGCCTACATCATATCCCGCCGCATCGAAGAATGAAATATGTAGATTTAATCAAAAATTCATTAAAATCAGGTGGGTATTTCGGATTAACATGTTTTGCAGCAGGGGAATTAGATGAGAGAAATGGATCAGAAATAACGGACTGGGATGTATATAGAGAGTGGAGTTTAAAAGGAGGTCTTGCTTACTCAGAAGAAAAGTTAAAAGAGATATTTTATGATTTTGAAGTAGTTGAATTGAGAAAGATGAAGCAAATAGAACAACCAAATGAAGTATTTGGAGAACCTTTTCTCTGGGCTGCGCTCTTTAAAAAGAAATAATAAGTATAGATTCTAAGAATTGGTTATAACATTAAGATGCATGTAGTTGACAATCTAATAATTTTTAGGGAAAATAAACTTATAGGAATATACGTTCGCGTTTGTTTTGCGAGTATGTATGAAATGCACATACAAAGGAGCGGTCTCAAAATGGGCAACACAAAACAAAAAATTACTACGTTTTTAATGTTTGAAGGCAAAGCTGAGGAAGCGATGAATTTATATACTTCATTATTTGATCAATCAGAAATTGTGAGTATTTCTCGTTATGATGCAAAGGGTCCTGGTAAAGAAGGGACTGTCATCCATTCAACATTCACATTAAATGGACAGGAATTTATGTGTATTGATAGCAGTGTGAAGCATAACTTTACCTTTACTCCATCTATGTCTCTTTATGTAAATTGTGAAACAGAAGAAGAAATTGATACGGTTTTTAATAAGTTAGCAGAGGAAGGCAAAATTCTTATGCCGCTAGCCCCGTATCCATTTAGTAAGAAGTTTGGTTGGTTAAACGATAAGTATGGTGTTTCTTGGCAGTTAACTTTAGCTGAAAATTAATATGCTTTCGATAAAACAAAAAGTGTAGCCTCTTAATATTTTGGGCTACGCTTTTTGTTTATTAAGAAATTAGGTCGATGAAGCGGACTTAATGATTTGCATTTGAATTGTGGTATAATTTACATATAGGGGGACAGTTGATGACACAGCATAAAGAAGAACAAATGAATCAAGCACTTGCATTGTTTTATTTTGCATATAAAACATTTACAGAAAAACCGGATGAAATTATAAAAGAATACGGGATACAACGAGTACATCATCGAATTTTATTTTTTATTGCTCGTTTTCCAGGGCTCAGTGTAAATGAATTGTTATCGTTATTAGAAATAAGTAAACAAGCTCTTCACGGTCCATTACGCCAACTTCTAGAAAAAGAACTTATTGAAAGTAATGAAGCTGCACATGATCGACGTGTGAAACAGCTTGTTCTAACAAAAGAAGGTGCTGAATTAGAGAAGAAACTTAGCGATGTTCAAAGGGAACAAATGGGAGCTATTTTTTCAAAATTTGGCGAAGCGTGTGAAGAAAATTGGCATCAAGTTATGAAAGAAATGGCAAATAGCCGTTCAGGTTTTGATGCATGGTTATCGAAACGTGAACTACCGGTAGATCAAAAGTAAGCATGCGTTGATTTTTCTTGTCTTTATCGTTAGAAAAAGAATAAATTTTATCCGTGAATTTGGCAAATATGAGTGACTCATAGAATAAATGGATAAAAAATTACATTATCAGATACTTTATACGTGTACGTATTGAAAACTAAAAAATTCATTTCCGAGAGGGGAATTATGATGATAAAACTTGTACTCATTCGTCACGGACAAAGTTTATGGAATTTGGAAAATCGATTTACAGGATGGACAGATGTAGATTTATCAACAAATGGATTAAGTGAAGCACGAGAAGCAGGAGCAATTCTAAAGAAAAACGGTTATACGTTTGATGTTGCCTATACATCTGTATTAAAACGAGCAATTCGGACATTATGGATTGTGCTGCATGAAATGGATCTCACTTGGGTTCCTATACATAAATCATGGAAGTTGAATGAACGACATTACGGTGCATTGCAAGGATTAAATAAAGAGGAAACTGCTAAAAAATATGGTGATGAGCAGGTTCATATTTGGCGAAGAAGTGTTGATGTAAGACCACCGACGCTTACTGAAGATGATTCAAGGTATGGGATAAACGATCCGAGATATAAAGCGCTCAAAAAAGGTGAATTTCCATTAACTGAATGTTTAGAGGATACTGAGAAAAGGGTATTGGACTATTGGCATAAAGAAATTGCGCCAACATTACGAGCGGGTGAAAAAGTAATTATTTCATCGCACGGTAACACAATACGTTCACTTGTAAAGTACTTAGATAATCTATCAAATGATGGCGTAGTATCTTTAAATATTCCGACTAGTATTCCACTTGTGTATGAATTAGCTGAAAATTTACGTCCAATTCGTCATTATTATTTAAGTATGGATGGAGAAGTACCAGAAGGAGAAATTCCAAAACATATCTCCTTTTAAATAGTTGTAATAAAAAATGTGTATGAAAATTTGAAATACATGCTTGTCTACGTATACAATGTAGATTCAGGATAAAAGACATGGCTTCTTTCTTATGTATATGCATTGTAGCTAATCTTAGAAGGTTGTCCATGTTTTTTGTCATAAAGAGAGCGAGGCATGCATGTAATGATATCGTGAGAAGTTTTTGAATGGAGGGTGATGTGATTGACTATCTCTAACATTCGAATTGGCTTATTTTTTCTTGTAATCGTCTTTTTATTTCTGATTTTCTTTTATTGGAAAAATGAAGAATTGTACGAGGAGAAAAAACAACTAATCCGAAAAACTTGGTACGGTTTATTTATTACATCAGTCACAGTATATTTCATGATTAAGGGAATAGATTTAACCCTCTGGAAAAACCTTTTAATGTTCACTGCAATGGTAATCTTTGTGGATATTGCATTCATCTTAACGCCAAATATTTCAGAAATATGGGGAGCAAAATTTAGTGATATCGGAAAGACAGTTCAATCTATTAAACGGTCATTAATTGCTTCAAAAGCGAGAGGAGAAATATATACTACAATTATTCAAAATGTAAATCCAGTAGCATTTAAGACGATGCAGTGGCATACGGAAGAGGAATATACGCAAAGTTTAAACGCATTTCTTGATACGTATGCAGAACAAATTGGTGCGAAAATCGTTGTATTCGTAGCGGCAAGTGAATTGAACACAAACTTCCGTGGTATTCGTTCTCAATTTAGTATTTCAGTTCCTTTAGAGCATATAGAGCAATTAAATGAGCAAAAAGCAGTACAAGTAGAAAATATCGGAATTATCCCAGCAAAAATAGTAAAAGACGTTTACATTATTATTGATGGGAAGAAGAATCATCTTCAAGATCGGGATTTTGAAAATGTATATAATTTAACGATTCATCATAGTTATTTTAATAAATAAGGGCAGAATTGCAGTTCTGTCCTTTTCCTTTATACATAATTTGGGGCTAAATTCGAGAAAATCAGACAAAAAAGGAATAAAATTGGACAATCATTCCTACACTAACACGTAGAGGTGATTGTAGTGGAAAAAGAATATAGTAATGAATTTTTTAAAGAAAAAGCTGAGGATACAACGGATTTTTCTTTAATAAAAGGGGATACAATGCAGCAAGTAGAAAACTTAGAAGAAGAATTGAAGAGAAAAGGATAAGAGTGCACCCTGTCCACGCTTAAGATATAATAGAAGTATATAGGAGTTGTATTTTTTTACAAAAGGGGGAGAAGAGATGAAAGAGACAAAGAAACAAAATCTTTCGTTTTTTAAAGAAGAAAAAGAAGAACCAAATACAGATTTCTCTCTTGTGAAAGGTGCATTAACGGAAAATATTAATCGACTAGAAAAACTTATGAATGGAAATACATCAAAATATATACAAGGGAAAAAATTAAAAGAAAATGCATAGTAGCATTTTCTTTTTTATATCCGTAGTAAATAGTTCAAAAGCATAGTTTTC
The DNA window shown above is from Bacillus clarus and carries:
- a CDS encoding dynamin family protein, whose protein sequence is MRLEKQFIKKMYYETFLMENETHTPLQVLGDAYLNEQKNETSDGSYIRFAQGEYYYHHQDFESAIFKWEKVSNELAPWAQKNIADAYFELNQLSVAENVYTSITTDNKILMTEIILQLLSLYIEQNNLDSAFAVIKEAVSLNPDYPNVTTIARSFYEEQQDFDSAVELAVNELIRTESYPWFEVLKEYIDKGFTKNISPDYFYKVLVTLNNVDQVQFTQMVSSLWNSYKDEQNYLLWLKTINEFFLHIEIHSSDIWDKISSLYEETYFELIQGQYMLRQLHDIIPNLLTNWLKVANPSHAVFPSAAVLAWDEIFPSKIDSADIKHAENLLSYSINHVNGLEYSLHLFESITQWAQKHDLEMGHRFSWLVGELADLRTNRLLVTGTSGNGKASFINSILGENILENSISNVVVFKNDAYTEINAITDSEITTTENFSDFHNMMSLHRQTYRDRACVEFKLPCRFLSENKLTFVVTPSFNRNNDTRDEVFEYLNSVDELLFVLNADSPFTDKERDILLSIQEHTPNLQVHFLLNKIDNIYNEAEAKRVIQDTQVRINTYFPNARIFPYSSLYTNSKQLNDLTEFIHYNFNHKNIDAERTEKLLFFIRKTITYLLDKRVERENNLVDSINWNEDMLVKLNGCINNLTAFEKEKIHLITESYRTMKNEITNDLTEHIPKLLQSCSDLISEEIDFGHIDIELNTAMNERVQQYLEQTVLPNLARSMQNWIATSNNEFLQSQSYLEEISEGLNSLFGESRIQLECDFKVLDDWRRDTDRMTTRIQMEEVNILRRFTPAQFLLKSAGKLFGVLPKNKAMLYNKYKQYLENEDYTDVTAAIMKKFFLQFELFENTQERDINMFFRNPFGALGQVVENTHLEIKEKQDTLHKMKSNPEVYHDPITLFELRLRQCEVILNIDEDNSYTDLTLETIIE
- a CDS encoding DEAD/DEAH box helicase, which produces MICLKNFLELGISETFNHTLRENGIAEATPIQEKAIPVVMSGKDIIGQAKTGTGKTLAFVLPILEKINPESSDVQALIVAPTRELALQITTEIEKMLVHREDIHVLAIYGGQDVAQQMRKLKGNTHIVVATPGRLLDHLRRETIELANLSMLVLDEADQMLHFGFLYDIEDILEATPDSKQTMLFSATMPKDIKKLAKRYMKEPQMIHVQSEEVTVDTIKQRVIETTDRAKQDALRFVMDRDQPFLAVIFCRTKRRASKLYDDLKGYGYNCDELHGDLSQGKRERVMKSFRDAKIQYLIATDVAARGLDVDGVTHVFNYDIPEDVESYIHRIGRTGRAGGSGLAITFVAPKDERYLEEIEKAIGGPLQRQEIEQPMIKKQDTNEKPQKKQFQKPKKTGQYRQRDNREGSRNDKQRSFQKPSKKKSSVKQGQQRRGR
- a CDS encoding VOC family protein encodes the protein MGNTKQKITTFLMFEGKAEEAMNLYTSLFDQSEIVSISRYDAKGPGKEGTVIHSTFTLNGQEFMCIDSSVKHNFTFTPSMSLYVNCETEEEIDTVFNKLAEEGKILMPLAPYPFSKKFGWLNDKYGVSWQLTLAEN
- a CDS encoding MarR family winged helix-turn-helix transcriptional regulator, with protein sequence MTQHKEEQMNQALALFYFAYKTFTEKPDEIIKEYGIQRVHHRILFFIARFPGLSVNELLSLLEISKQALHGPLRQLLEKELIESNEAAHDRRVKQLVLTKEGAELEKKLSDVQREQMGAIFSKFGEACEENWHQVMKEMANSRSGFDAWLSKRELPVDQK
- the gpmA gene encoding 2,3-diphosphoglycerate-dependent phosphoglycerate mutase — its product is MIKLVLIRHGQSLWNLENRFTGWTDVDLSTNGLSEAREAGAILKKNGYTFDVAYTSVLKRAIRTLWIVLHEMDLTWVPIHKSWKLNERHYGALQGLNKEETAKKYGDEQVHIWRRSVDVRPPTLTEDDSRYGINDPRYKALKKGEFPLTECLEDTEKRVLDYWHKEIAPTLRAGEKVIISSHGNTIRSLVKYLDNLSNDGVVSLNIPTSIPLVYELAENLRPIRHYYLSMDGEVPEGEIPKHISF
- a CDS encoding type II toxin-antitoxin system SpoIISA family toxin; translation: MTISNIRIGLFFLVIVFLFLIFFYWKNEELYEEKKQLIRKTWYGLFITSVTVYFMIKGIDLTLWKNLLMFTAMVIFVDIAFILTPNISEIWGAKFSDIGKTVQSIKRSLIASKARGEIYTTIIQNVNPVAFKTMQWHTEEEYTQSLNAFLDTYAEQIGAKIVVFVAASELNTNFRGIRSQFSISVPLEHIEQLNEQKAVQVENIGIIPAKIVKDVYIIIDGKKNHLQDRDFENVYNLTIHHSYFNK
- the spoIISB gene encoding stage II sporulation protein SB is translated as MKETKKQNLSFFKEEKEEPNTDFSLVKGALTENINRLEKLMNGNTSKYIQGKKLKENA